In the Nocardia asteroides genome, CCCGACTCGACGCTGCTCATCGCGCACGCGGACGAGACGAGGATCGTCGCCCCGCAGGCGATCCTGGTGAGCAACAACCCCTACGGCTCCAGCGATCTGGCCGGGCTGAGCCACCGCGAGCGGCTCGACCGCGGCGTGCTCGGCGTCGCCGCGGTCGCGGTGGCGAGCACCGGCGCCGCCATCGGGCTGCTGCGCCGCACCCGCACCGACGGGCTGACCCGCCTGGACGCCACAACCGTCACCGTCGACGCCGCCACCCCGCGGATTCCGGTCGGCGTCGACGGGGAATCGCTGCTGCTCGACACCCCCGTGCGCTGCACCATCGAGCCGGGAGCGCTGCGCGTGCGCGTTCCCGCGACGCGGCCGGGCGTGCGCGCCGCCGCACCCACGGTCGACTGGGTGCGGCTGCTACAGCTGGCCGGTCCGGCGGGCTAGCGTTCCGCCCGGGTGGCGTCGAACGCCTCCGCGCAGCGGATCAGCAGCGCCTGGAACAGCTCTCGCTCGTCGTCGGTGAACTCCGCGCCGACGGCGCGCTCCACCCGCACCGCGCGGGCGTCGGCCTCCCGCATGACCTCTTCGCCGCGGGGGGTCAGCCGGGTCTCCAGCACATTGCGGTGCCATTCGTGCGGATTGCGTTCGATGAGCCCGCGCTCGCGCAGGTTGGTCAGGATCGTGGTCATGGTGGGCGGGGTGACGCCGCAGAGCCGGGCCAGCGCGGCGGCGGAGATACCGGGGTTCTCGGTGAGGGAGAGCAGCGCCGAGTACTGCGGCACGGTGACGCCGACCGGCTTGAGCGCGGCGTTCTTGGCGACGGTCAGGGCCTGCTCGGCGCGCTTGATGTAGGACCCGAGGCGCTCCGAAGCGGGCATGGACGTCATGCACGCATGGTATCCGGCCCCCTTCTTGTTCGACCCTTGACGAGTATTAGAGCTCTAATCTACATTAGCTCTCATTGTTCGATGTGACTTCACATAGCGAGGCAGGTTCCGTGCTCTCCACCCTTTTTCGCCGTTCCGCCGTCGCCGCGTGCGCGCTGGCCGCGGTCGCCTGCGGCTCCACCGCCGCACCGGATCCGGTCGAGACCGCCTACGTGCTCCCCGGCGAGCGCGTCTACCCCGAGGGGATCGCCGCCGATCCCCGCACCGGCGACACCTACGTCGGCTCCTACGCCACCGGCGCGATCTACCGGGCCGCGCCGGACGCCGCCGAGGCCGAGGTGTTCCTGCCCGCGGGCGCCGACGGCCGGGCCACCGCCAACGGCCTGAAGGTCGACTCCGCCGGGCGGCTCTGGGTCACCGACTCCACCGCGGGCGTCACCGTCTACGACATCGCGAGCCGCAGGCTGCTCGCCCGCTTCGACGTGCCCGGCCCGCAGCCGCGCTTCGTCAACGATCTCGCCATCACCCCGGACGGCACCGCCTACCTGACCGACTCGGTGCGCGGCGTCGTCTACCGCGTCACCCCGGATCAGCTCGCGGCCGGCGGGGCCGAGCTCACGGTGCGCTTCGACCTCACCGGAAAGCTGGCGCCGCGCGCGCCGGACGCGTTCAACATCAACGGCATCGTCGCCGACCCGGCCGGGAACTACCTGCTCGTCGTGGACATGATCCCGGGCGAGCTGTACCGGATCGGGCTCGGCGACGGCGATATCCGCAGGGTCGAGCTGCACGGCGGCGACGTCACCAACGGCGACGGGCTGGAGCTGCGGGACGACACGCTCTGGGTGGTGCAGAACATGACGAACACGATCAGCCGCTGGTCGGTCGCCGATGACGGGGCGACCGCGACCAAGTCGGGGGAGATCACCGATGCGGCCCTGCGGATTCCGACCACGATGGCGCGGGTCGGCGATCGGACGCTGGTGGTGGCGTCACAGTTCGACCGGGGCGGGCCGATGGGGCCCGGCGAGCCGTCCCGCTTCGAGATCGTCTCCGTGCACGGGATCTGAGCGTCACCCGGCCGGGCGGGTTCGCCCACGGTGCCGGTGTGTCAGCGATTGTCCGCTCCGCACCGGCACAGCGTCGGACGACCGCCGAGCAGCGTGATGCCGGGCAGGAAATCGATGCCGCGCCCGACTATGCGCATCGGCTCACCGGCGCGAAACATCGGAATCTCGCTGAAACTGACCGCGACCTGCTCGGTGACGGTCCGGCAGTTGCGGCAATAGCGCTGAACCTCCTCCCGCTTGAGATTGAATATGTAGTTGACGATGTCGTCGGGCCACTTTCCCAGCAATGGTCTTCCTCTTTCTAGAGAGCGAATTCGGGACGGGTGAAGAGCTGCTTGAATTTCTCACTGAAGAAGATGACGTAGACGAGGACGCCGAGCACCGAGCCCAGCGACAGCTGCACGACGGTGAGGCGCAGCGACGACTCGTAGAAGAAGGCGTACAGCGCGATCGAGTTCAGGCCGACGATGACCATGGTCACGACCCCGAGCAGGGCGGCGCGGCGAATCCGGGACAGCAGCCTGAGTACGAAGAAGGCCACCAGTGCGGTGACCCCGGCCACCAGGAATCCCACCGCGTTCGATTTCGTCACCAGCTGTGCCGAGGCCGACGGGCGCGCCTCGACATAGATCATGAAGAACACGAATCCGGCGACGACGCCCGCCCAGGCGGGGAGCCGCCGCCCCGCTCCGGCGCGGGCAGCTATCCCGAACGCCAGCACGATCATCGCGGCCATCCCCACCGGAATAACACATTGGTGCAGGATCCAATTGACCAGTTCACGCACTTCGGCTCCGCCTTTCCGCGGTAGTCGAGTCGGTGTGATACGTGAAGGTGTATCCACCGAGAATGATGGGCTTGCCCGCCGCGCATCGGCGGGTGATCGGCTTCGCCCCGGGCAGAGCGGTGTACGAAATCATCAGTTCCGCGCCACCGCGGACCGCGGCGACCGAGCCGACGCCCTCGATGCCGTCGTCGTCCAGCGCCATTCGATGGCCGGCGAGCGGAATGCGGGCCGACGGGACCGGCTCACGGCCCGAACTCACCTCCAGTTCGCCGCTCAGCACCGGGCGACGGCGGCGGACGACGAGCACGGCAGCCGCCGCGGCGCCGATCGCGAGCACACCGGCACCGGCCAGCCCGGCCCCTGCGGCAGCACCGTCGAGCGGCGCCGTTCCGGTCCCGCCCGGAGCCACCGGCACCGCCGTGAGCTGCCTCTTCATCGTGGCGACGCGGGCACGGGCGGCGGCGAAGGCATCCTCCAGTTCGGCGGCGTTCACTGGCCGCACCACGGTCCCGGAGGGGAAGATCCGGGTGGCCTGCGCGGCGTCGAAATCACCCGCACCGACCAGCACGGTGTAGAACGCGGTGTTCGCGTCGCCCGCCTCCCCGGCCCGGCGGGCCAGCTCCGCCCAGGCGGGCCCGGACAGGTCCGCGTACTCCGATTCCGGCGGCGGGTCGTGCATGCCGTCGGTGACCAGCACGACCGTCCGGATCGGGGCGCCATCCGGGCGCCGCAGCTCGTCGAGTCCGGCGGCGATCGGCGGCCCGAGGTCGGTGGAGGCAGCGACATTCGCCGTGCCGGGCAGCTGCGCGACGAGCCGGTCGCCGCCGAGTCCCGCGCCGGAATACCGCGAGTGCACCGTGCTGTCGAAGGTGTACAGACTCACCCGGTCCGCGGGATCCAAACCGTCCAGCAACCGGGGAAGCGCAGTGAGCAGCGCCGGGTAGCGGCCGGGCTGGTCCATCGAACCGGAGACGTCGGCGAGCACCACGTAGTCCGCGGCGGGCGCGCCCCGCGGCGGCTCCGCGCCCGGAGCGGCGGCGAAGCGGACCAGTCCGGCGGCGGCGCCGATGGCCAGCGCGATCGTCGCGGTGCCGCGATACCTCA is a window encoding:
- a CDS encoding MarR family winged helix-turn-helix transcriptional regulator, which gives rise to MTSMPASERLGSYIKRAEQALTVAKNAALKPVGVTVPQYSALLSLTENPGISAAALARLCGVTPPTMTTILTNLRERGLIERNPHEWHRNVLETRLTPRGEEVMREADARAVRVERAVGAEFTDDERELFQALLIRCAEAFDATRAER
- a CDS encoding SMP-30/gluconolactonase/LRE family protein, giving the protein MLSTLFRRSAVAACALAAVACGSTAAPDPVETAYVLPGERVYPEGIAADPRTGDTYVGSYATGAIYRAAPDAAEAEVFLPAGADGRATANGLKVDSAGRLWVTDSTAGVTVYDIASRRLLARFDVPGPQPRFVNDLAITPDGTAYLTDSVRGVVYRVTPDQLAAGGAELTVRFDLTGKLAPRAPDAFNINGIVADPAGNYLLVVDMIPGELYRIGLGDGDIRRVELHGGDVTNGDGLELRDDTLWVVQNMTNTISRWSVADDGATATKSGEITDAALRIPTTMARVGDRTLVVASQFDRGGPMGPGEPSRFEIVSVHGI
- a CDS encoding vWA domain-containing protein; protein product: MRYRGTATIALAIGAAAGLVRFAAAPGAEPPRGAPAADYVVLADVSGSMDQPGRYPALLTALPRLLDGLDPADRVSLYTFDSTVHSRYSGAGLGGDRLVAQLPGTANVAASTDLGPPIAAGLDELRRPDGAPIRTVVLVTDGMHDPPPESEYADLSGPAWAELARRAGEAGDANTAFYTVLVGAGDFDAAQATRIFPSGTVVRPVNAAELEDAFAAARARVATMKRQLTAVPVAPGGTGTAPLDGAAAGAGLAGAGVLAIGAAAAAVLVVRRRRPVLSGELEVSSGREPVPSARIPLAGHRMALDDDGIEGVGSVAAVRGGAELMISYTALPGAKPITRRCAAGKPIILGGYTFTYHTDSTTAERRSRSA